Proteins encoded in a region of the Panthera tigris isolate Pti1 chromosome B2, P.tigris_Pti1_mat1.1, whole genome shotgun sequence genome:
- the PRSS35 gene encoding inactive serine protease 35 isoform X2: MENVLFCWIFFTLGWTLTDGSEMEQDFMWHLRKIPRVVSERTFRLTSPTFKADTKMVLDRVCGIECQKELPAPSLSDLEDSLSYETVFENGTRTLTRVKVQDVLLEPTQNITTKGALVRRRRQVYGTDSRFSILDKRFLTNFPFNTAVKLSTGCSGILISPSHVLTAAHCVHDGKDYIKGSKKLRVGLLKMRNKGGGKKRRGSKRSRREANGGDKREGTKVNLERDKAGRRRRKESGRGQRVAEGKPSFQWTRVKNTHIPKGWARGGRGEAALDYDYALLELKRPHKKKYMELGISPTIKKLPGGMIHFSGFDRDRADQLVYRFCSVSDESNDLLYQYCDAESGSTGSGVYLRLKEPDKKNWKRKIIAVYSGHQWVDVHGVQKDYNVAVRITPLKYAQICLWIHGDNANCTYG; encoded by the coding sequence atggaaaacgtGCTATTTTGTTGGATATTTTTCACCCTCGGGTGGACCCTCACTGATGGATCTGAAATGGAACAGGATTTTATGTGGCACTTGAGAAAAATACCCCGGGTTGTCAGTGAAAGGACTTTCCGTCTCACCAGCCCCACCTTCAAGGCAGATACTAAGATGGTGCTAGATAGAGTGTGTGGCATTGAATGCCAGAAAGaactcccagctcccagccttTCTGATCTGGAAGACTCTCTTTCCTATGAGACTGTCTTTGAGAATGGCACCAGAACCCTGACCAGAGTGAAAGTCCAAGATGTGCTCCTTGAGCCAACTCAGAATATCACCACAAAAGGAGCACTggtgaggaggagaaggcaggttTATGGCACAGACAGCAGGTTCAGCATCTTGGACAAACGGTTCTTAACCAATTTCCCTTTCAATACAGCTGTGAAGCTCTCCACAGGCTGCAGTGGTATCCTCATTTCCCCCAGCCACGTTCTAACAGCGGCCCACTGTGTGCATGATGGAAAGGACTACATCAAAGGGAGTAAAAAGCTAAGGGTAGGGTTGTTGAAGATGAGAAATAAGGGTGGTGGCAAGAAACGTAGAGGTTCtaagaggagcaggagagaggcgaATGGTGGTGACAAGAGAGAAGGTACCAAGGTGAATCTGGAGAGAGACAAggctggaagaagaagaagaaaggaatctgGTCGGGGCCAGAGAGTTGCTGAGGGGAAGCCCTCCTTCCAATGGACCCGGGTCAAGAATACCCACATCCCCAAAGGCTGGGctagaggagggagaggggaagccGCTTTGGACTATGACTATGCTCTTCTGGAATTGAAGCGCCctcataaaaagaaatatatggaacTAGGAATCAGTCCAACCATCAAGAAGCTGCCTGGAGGAATGATCCACTTCTCAGGATTTGATCGTGATAGGGCAGATCAATTAGTCTACCGGTTTTGTAGTGTGTCTGATGAATCCAATGATCTCCTCTATCAATACTGTGATGCTGAGTCGGGCTCCACTGGTTCTGGGGTCTATCTTCGTCTGAAAGAACCAGACAAAAAGAACTGGAAACGCAAAATCATTGCGGTCTATTCAGGCCACCAGTGGGTGGATGTCCATGGCGTTCAGAAGGACTACAATGTGGCGGTGCGCATCACTCCCCTCAAGTATGCCCAGATTTGCCTCTGGATTCATGGAGATAATGCCAACTGTACTTACGGCTGA
- the PRSS35 gene encoding inactive serine protease 35 isoform X1, which translates to MLRRTKEKNKMENVLFCWIFFTLGWTLTDGSEMEQDFMWHLRKIPRVVSERTFRLTSPTFKADTKMVLDRVCGIECQKELPAPSLSDLEDSLSYETVFENGTRTLTRVKVQDVLLEPTQNITTKGALVRRRRQVYGTDSRFSILDKRFLTNFPFNTAVKLSTGCSGILISPSHVLTAAHCVHDGKDYIKGSKKLRVGLLKMRNKGGGKKRRGSKRSRREANGGDKREGTKVNLERDKAGRRRRKESGRGQRVAEGKPSFQWTRVKNTHIPKGWARGGRGEAALDYDYALLELKRPHKKKYMELGISPTIKKLPGGMIHFSGFDRDRADQLVYRFCSVSDESNDLLYQYCDAESGSTGSGVYLRLKEPDKKNWKRKIIAVYSGHQWVDVHGVQKDYNVAVRITPLKYAQICLWIHGDNANCTYG; encoded by the exons ATGCTTCGCAG gacaaaagagaagaacaaaatggaaaacgtGCTATTTTGTTGGATATTTTTCACCCTCGGGTGGACCCTCACTGATGGATCTGAAATGGAACAGGATTTTATGTGGCACTTGAGAAAAATACCCCGGGTTGTCAGTGAAAGGACTTTCCGTCTCACCAGCCCCACCTTCAAGGCAGATACTAAGATGGTGCTAGATAGAGTGTGTGGCATTGAATGCCAGAAAGaactcccagctcccagccttTCTGATCTGGAAGACTCTCTTTCCTATGAGACTGTCTTTGAGAATGGCACCAGAACCCTGACCAGAGTGAAAGTCCAAGATGTGCTCCTTGAGCCAACTCAGAATATCACCACAAAAGGAGCACTggtgaggaggagaaggcaggttTATGGCACAGACAGCAGGTTCAGCATCTTGGACAAACGGTTCTTAACCAATTTCCCTTTCAATACAGCTGTGAAGCTCTCCACAGGCTGCAGTGGTATCCTCATTTCCCCCAGCCACGTTCTAACAGCGGCCCACTGTGTGCATGATGGAAAGGACTACATCAAAGGGAGTAAAAAGCTAAGGGTAGGGTTGTTGAAGATGAGAAATAAGGGTGGTGGCAAGAAACGTAGAGGTTCtaagaggagcaggagagaggcgaATGGTGGTGACAAGAGAGAAGGTACCAAGGTGAATCTGGAGAGAGACAAggctggaagaagaagaagaaaggaatctgGTCGGGGCCAGAGAGTTGCTGAGGGGAAGCCCTCCTTCCAATGGACCCGGGTCAAGAATACCCACATCCCCAAAGGCTGGGctagaggagggagaggggaagccGCTTTGGACTATGACTATGCTCTTCTGGAATTGAAGCGCCctcataaaaagaaatatatggaacTAGGAATCAGTCCAACCATCAAGAAGCTGCCTGGAGGAATGATCCACTTCTCAGGATTTGATCGTGATAGGGCAGATCAATTAGTCTACCGGTTTTGTAGTGTGTCTGATGAATCCAATGATCTCCTCTATCAATACTGTGATGCTGAGTCGGGCTCCACTGGTTCTGGGGTCTATCTTCGTCTGAAAGAACCAGACAAAAAGAACTGGAAACGCAAAATCATTGCGGTCTATTCAGGCCACCAGTGGGTGGATGTCCATGGCGTTCAGAAGGACTACAATGTGGCGGTGCGCATCACTCCCCTCAAGTATGCCCAGATTTGCCTCTGGATTCATGGAGATAATGCCAACTGTACTTACGGCTGA